Proteins co-encoded in one Amaranthus tricolor cultivar Red isolate AtriRed21 chromosome 7, ASM2621246v1, whole genome shotgun sequence genomic window:
- the LOC130818940 gene encoding uncharacterized protein LOC130818940: MTKVCNNSVNSPFTPSCSSMKEEKFSDAFYQTPISPSFPAKNLNQILDPLKPIFPFDTNSTDFTQKFSGVKNNLGMSFTECLGFESSDEIISSFDDLGKRNNCIINSHRKRNNQDWKKQDEKKFPPLLTSLSDNGRRNFMLKQIRENGRLVIVRVLIERPEILFASRDNGRLKMDLVQSICDDEYDIDDDYHDDVDEEGKREEERERVIPALPRCYHHQRQNCDLGVDQHRFVTTV, encoded by the coding sequence ATGACGAAAGTTTGCAATAATAGTGTGAACTCACCCTTTACCCCTTCTTGTTCTTCAATGAAAGAAGAAAAGTTCTCAGACGCATTTTATCAAACACCTATTTCACCATCTTTTCCGGCCAAAAATCTTAACCAAATCTTGGACCCATTGAAACCCATTTTCCCTTTTGATACTAATTCCACAGATTTCACCCAAAAGTTTTCTGGGGTGAAAAATAATCTGGGTATGTCGTTTACCGAATGTTTGGGTTTTGAAAGTTCTGATGAAATTATCTCGAGTTTTGACGATCTGGGTAAGCGTAATAATTGCATTATTAATTCTCATAGAAAACGTAATAATCAAGATTGGAAAAAACAGGATGAGAAGAAATTTCCACCATTATTAACATCTTTGAGTGATAATGGAAGGAGAAATTTTATGTTGAAACAAATTAGGGAAAACGGAAGATTGGTAATTGTTAGGGTTTTGATCGAACGCCcagaaattctttttgcttcGAGGGATAATGGACGGCTTAAAATGGATCTAGTTCAAAGTATTTGTGATGATGAATATGATATTGATGATGATTAtcatgatgatgttgatgaagaaggaaaaagagaggaggagagagaaagagtgATTCCGGCATTACCGAGATGTTATCATCATCAACGTCAGAATTGTGATTTGGGTGTAGATCAACATAGATTTGTGACGACTGTATGA